A portion of the Granulosicoccus antarcticus IMCC3135 genome contains these proteins:
- a CDS encoding HNH endonuclease signature motif containing protein has translation MDTNLDLSTISTSELESSITRLSCDLNAATYRQLMLLAEFDRRQGWGHDGLRSCAHWLNWRCGISIVAAREKMRVAHALENLPQTCQAFVSGQLSYSKARAITRVGTVNNEACLLSYARYGTASQLDKTVRLYRQQYLGADALMVDYHQPALTNSETNSETEVDPWDQENQGAMHNKDYRLLNTRWDEHGCLLIQARLTAEQGALVIKALEAALSTLAESEPSDSSESHALENTPAGASIDEEVLSHEMNKRPPRRRADALLLMAEAFLKDSKAGSCTDDRYQVVVHVDSAVLAKEQFEKPSGEPDCHVENQVALPVETARRLSCSCKIVTAVTNGSEPLNIGRSTRAIPTGIRRALAIRDGACTFPGCDCHKHLDAHHIIHWANGGETSLENLTQLCHHHHTLMHEGQFTVVRLSDGQLLFKRPDGSTIASIVEAESDCDAESIPESKLPVTVNELWSGCGDTMDYAMAMHNLHCRDNARAAC, from the coding sequence ATGGATACCAACCTTGATCTATCTACGATTTCTACCTCCGAACTGGAGTCATCAATCACCCGTTTAAGCTGCGATCTGAACGCGGCAACTTACCGGCAATTGATGCTGCTCGCCGAGTTCGATCGGCGACAGGGCTGGGGCCATGACGGGCTTCGCTCCTGTGCACACTGGTTGAATTGGCGCTGCGGAATTTCGATCGTAGCGGCGCGTGAAAAAATGCGAGTTGCCCATGCGCTGGAAAATCTGCCGCAGACCTGCCAGGCGTTTGTCTCGGGCCAGTTGAGTTACTCCAAGGCAAGAGCCATCACTCGCGTAGGCACTGTCAATAACGAAGCCTGCCTACTCTCATATGCCCGCTACGGCACTGCCAGTCAGCTGGATAAAACCGTCCGACTCTACCGGCAGCAATACCTCGGTGCTGATGCCTTGATGGTCGACTATCACCAACCTGCCCTGACGAATTCAGAGACGAATTCCGAAACTGAAGTCGACCCTTGGGATCAGGAAAACCAGGGTGCCATGCACAACAAGGATTATCGCTTGTTGAATACACGCTGGGATGAGCATGGCTGTCTTTTGATTCAAGCGCGACTGACAGCTGAGCAAGGCGCTCTGGTCATCAAGGCACTGGAGGCGGCGCTCAGTACACTCGCAGAAAGCGAACCATCGGACAGCAGTGAAAGTCATGCGCTGGAAAACACTCCCGCGGGAGCGTCAATTGACGAAGAAGTGTTATCGCATGAGATGAACAAGCGGCCGCCAAGACGCCGGGCCGATGCCTTGCTGTTGATGGCAGAAGCCTTTCTCAAAGACAGCAAAGCTGGCTCATGCACGGATGATCGCTATCAGGTAGTCGTGCATGTCGATAGTGCAGTTCTGGCCAAGGAGCAGTTTGAAAAGCCCAGTGGAGAACCCGATTGTCATGTCGAAAATCAGGTTGCCTTACCGGTCGAGACTGCTCGACGACTCAGTTGTAGCTGCAAAATTGTCACCGCTGTAACCAACGGGTCAGAACCCTTGAACATCGGGCGCAGCACACGGGCTATTCCAACCGGCATCCGGCGAGCGCTGGCTATTCGTGACGGTGCTTGTACTTTTCCGGGCTGCGACTGCCACAAACACCTGGACGCACATCACATTATTCATTGGGCCAATGGCGGCGAGACTTCACTGGAAAACCTGACCCAGCTATGCCATCACCATCACACCCTGATGCACGAAGGTCAGTTCACAGTCGTGCGCCTGTCTGACGGGCAACTCTTGTTCAAACGACCCGACGGCTCAACGATTGCATCGATCGTTGAAGCTGAGTCCGACTGTGACGCTGAATCCATACCCGAATCCAAATTGCCAGTAACTGTCAATGAACTCTGGTCTGGTTGTGGAGATACCATGGACTACGCAATGGCGATGCACAACCTGCATTGCAGGGATAATGCGAGAGCGGCTTGCTGA
- a CDS encoding PA0069 family radical SAM protein gives MFDRPDKRRGRGSQSNRSGRFETLQRMDIDDGWRRTAQLCTDDAYAESATSARTQWREDRAKTVITRNQSPDVHFDQSINPYRGCEHGCAYCFARPSHTYLGHSAGLDFERLLYAKLDAAKLLRGELANPRYQCKPIALGVNTDAYQPLEKRLGITRQILEVLLETEHPVYLITKSALIERDIDLLSQLAARKLITVSISITTLDNQLSHRLEPRAAAPHRRLRTMKALADAGIPVRVSVSPVIPALNEHEIDAIVAASAQAGATGANAIVLRLPHELAQLFPEWLDAHYPLKKERILKAIRSLRAGKLNNSDFSSRFSGEGPRADFIRQQFELACRRHGLATGRPVFATDTTRFVHPQPPAVAPFAGQQISLF, from the coding sequence ATGTTTGACAGACCAGACAAGCGACGCGGGCGCGGTTCCCAGAGCAATCGCAGTGGACGTTTCGAGACACTCCAGAGAATGGATATCGACGATGGCTGGCGTCGAACTGCACAGCTTTGCACCGATGATGCCTACGCGGAGTCAGCCACCAGTGCGCGTACCCAGTGGCGAGAGGACAGAGCGAAAACAGTTATCACGCGCAATCAGTCTCCGGATGTTCACTTCGATCAGTCGATCAATCCCTATCGGGGTTGTGAGCACGGGTGTGCCTACTGTTTTGCCCGACCATCACACACCTATCTGGGCCACTCGGCAGGGCTTGATTTTGAACGATTGCTCTATGCCAAACTGGATGCAGCAAAACTTTTGAGAGGCGAGCTGGCCAACCCACGCTATCAGTGCAAGCCGATAGCGCTGGGTGTCAATACCGACGCCTATCAGCCACTGGAAAAGCGCCTGGGAATTACCCGGCAGATTCTGGAAGTCTTGCTGGAAACCGAACACCCTGTCTATCTGATTACCAAGTCTGCTCTGATCGAACGGGATATCGATCTGCTTTCACAGCTGGCTGCCAGAAAACTGATCACCGTGTCCATTTCTATAACCACACTGGATAATCAGCTGAGCCATCGACTGGAGCCCAGGGCGGCAGCGCCACACCGCCGGCTACGTACGATGAAGGCGCTGGCCGATGCGGGTATACCCGTCAGGGTATCCGTATCGCCGGTTATTCCGGCTCTGAACGAGCATGAGATAGACGCCATTGTCGCAGCCAGTGCCCAGGCAGGGGCAACCGGTGCCAATGCAATCGTGCTGCGTTTGCCGCACGAACTGGCACAGCTTTTTCCAGAATGGCTGGACGCTCATTATCCCTTGAAGAAAGAGCGAATATTGAAAGCCATCCGATCCTTGCGTGCCGGCAAGCTCAACAACAGCGATTTCAGTTCCCGTTTCTCAGGCGAGGGCCCCAGAGCCGACTTCATCCGCCAGCAATTCGAACTGGCCTGTCGTCGTCATGGACTTGCCACGGGCCGGCCAGTGTTCGCCACCGACACGACGCGATTTGTACATCCACAGCCGCCTGCGGTCGCACCGTTTGCGGGGCAGCAGATCAGTTTGTTTTAA
- a CDS encoding Gfo/Idh/MocA family protein, with protein sequence MRTASREHGMAADTLTVACMGAGYFSQFHHEAWRRIESVSLIACCDAQLARAEQVCESAYTDLNTMLADVSPDILDIVTPPATHAAAIRCALAAGVSTIICQKPFCLSLAEAREIVAEAKASDACLIVHENFRFQPWFRVVAAAMEAGEIGTVQQATFRLRTGDGQGPEAYLERQPYFQTMQRLLIHETGVHYIDTFQYLFGRVKSVYADLRRLNPVIAGEDAGFILFDMEDGVRALFDGNRHLDHSSDNPRLTFGEVLFEGTRGTLSIKGDGQVRKRSHGYVDDQVILPAQDWPGFAGDSVQAFQQHVVNHLRTGSRLETGAEVYLLTLQLEELVYQSAAQGRKLQV encoded by the coding sequence ATGAGGACAGCATCACGGGAGCATGGCATGGCAGCAGACACCTTGACGGTCGCTTGTATGGGAGCAGGATATTTCAGCCAGTTTCATCATGAAGCCTGGCGTCGCATCGAGTCTGTGTCTCTGATCGCCTGTTGCGATGCGCAACTGGCGCGTGCAGAACAGGTTTGTGAGTCGGCTTACACTGACCTGAATACCATGCTGGCTGACGTATCGCCGGATATTCTGGATATCGTCACACCGCCTGCTACTCATGCTGCGGCTATACGCTGCGCCCTGGCGGCGGGTGTGAGCACCATCATCTGTCAGAAGCCGTTTTGTCTGTCGCTGGCAGAAGCCCGTGAAATCGTGGCTGAGGCCAAGGCTAGTGATGCGTGCCTGATTGTGCACGAGAACTTCCGGTTTCAGCCCTGGTTCCGGGTGGTAGCTGCCGCCATGGAAGCAGGGGAGATTGGCACGGTGCAGCAGGCCACTTTTCGTTTGCGAACCGGAGATGGACAGGGGCCGGAAGCCTATCTGGAAAGGCAGCCGTATTTCCAGACCATGCAGCGCCTGCTTATTCATGAAACCGGGGTGCATTACATCGATACCTTTCAGTATCTGTTCGGCCGGGTGAAATCAGTCTATGCGGATTTGCGACGTCTGAACCCTGTGATTGCCGGTGAGGATGCCGGCTTCATCCTGTTTGACATGGAGGATGGCGTGCGGGCGCTATTCGATGGCAATCGACATCTGGATCATTCCAGTGACAATCCACGTCTCACCTTTGGTGAGGTGCTGTTCGAGGGGACGCGAGGGACACTGAGCATCAAGGGGGACGGACAGGTGCGCAAGCGCTCTCACGGCTACGTGGATGATCAGGTGATCCTGCCTGCGCAGGACTGGCCAGGATTTGCCGGTGATTCGGTACAGGCTTTTCAGCAGCATGTTGTCAATCACTTGCGCACCGGTAGCCGCCTTGAAACGGGGGCCGAAGTTTATCTGTTGACACTGCAGCTCGAAGAGCTGGTCTACCAGTCGGCTGCTCAGGGGCGCAAGCTGCAAGTGTAG
- a CDS encoding class I SAM-dependent RNA methyltransferase translates to MKDKSGWNKYRHKRPEIVPRESELVIESLTNAGDGLGREEQRVIFVPYTVPGDRVRIKITQRKKTYALASVVEILEPSKDRISAPCEYFERCGGCDWQHVPYAVQLSAKQEQLTDTLARIGLLENLPMKTITPSPQEYGYRNRIQGEIRAGQFHYKWRRSDQRIAIDKCVIAEDAINEYLASTDLTQTLQGRVEISVEDGVVTMSAVNDRNSTELGFRQVNTAVSDVLTARLLELVGKSECQHIVDLYCGRGHWTNLIAQTHPDRKVVGVDVSAENIDAARAQTHELALENVAFHQAEVEKTLKKLGIKESLCIVDPPRSGLDTTVIDTLIEEPCKHLLYVSCHPATLARDLKRLTESGYRVVSVESLDMFPQTAHLESLVHLERI, encoded by the coding sequence ATGAAAGACAAATCCGGCTGGAACAAGTATCGCCACAAGCGTCCCGAGATCGTGCCACGCGAATCCGAGCTTGTCATCGAGTCATTGACCAACGCCGGCGATGGTCTTGGGCGCGAAGAGCAACGGGTGATTTTCGTCCCCTATACGGTACCGGGCGACCGTGTGCGCATCAAGATCACACAGCGCAAGAAAACCTATGCGCTCGCCAGCGTGGTTGAGATCCTGGAACCGAGCAAGGACCGCATTAGCGCCCCGTGCGAGTACTTCGAGCGTTGTGGCGGCTGTGATTGGCAGCATGTTCCCTATGCGGTGCAGTTGTCAGCCAAGCAGGAACAGTTGACAGATACTCTGGCACGCATCGGCTTGCTTGAAAATCTGCCCATGAAAACCATCACCCCCTCACCTCAGGAATATGGCTACCGTAACCGTATACAGGGTGAGATCCGCGCTGGACAGTTTCACTACAAATGGCGACGCAGCGATCAACGAATCGCCATCGACAAGTGTGTTATTGCCGAAGATGCCATCAACGAATACCTGGCATCAACTGATCTGACACAAACACTGCAAGGTCGAGTGGAAATCTCGGTTGAAGACGGCGTTGTTACCATGTCTGCCGTGAATGATCGTAATTCCACCGAACTGGGCTTCAGGCAGGTCAATACGGCTGTCAGCGATGTTCTGACGGCTCGCCTGCTGGAACTGGTGGGAAAATCTGAATGCCAGCACATCGTGGATCTCTACTGTGGCCGTGGTCACTGGACCAACCTGATAGCGCAGACTCACCCGGACCGCAAAGTTGTCGGCGTCGATGTATCGGCCGAGAATATTGACGCAGCACGCGCTCAAACTCACGAATTGGCGCTGGAAAATGTCGCTTTCCACCAGGCCGAAGTCGAGAAAACCCTGAAAAAGCTGGGTATCAAGGAAAGTCTGTGCATTGTCGACCCACCTCGCTCTGGCCTCGACACCACCGTGATCGATACCCTGATTGAGGAACCTTGCAAGCATTTGCTGTATGTCTCATGCCACCCTGCAACGCTGGCCAGAGATCTGAAGCGTCTGACTGAATCTGGTTACCGAGTCGTGAGCGTGGAATCACTGGACATGTTCCCGCAAACCGCGCACCTGGAATCCCTCGTGCACCTTGAGCGCATCTAG
- a CDS encoding copper homeostasis protein CutC has protein sequence MSTLSAQHQQSARAELEVCVDSEQALSVCEKAGVERIELCAALALGGLTPSHGFMQRAAQANSHKMLSGSDGQAAQVYAMVRPRAGDFCFSKAEVDIMCVDIKAAGEAGLAGVVLGAATTAGALDQACLERLCEAAGSMGKTLHRVIDMLDDPLQAIDQAVALGFERILTSGGARQVGEGLVQLGQMQAYAGNRICIMAGAGLSPTLAGQIRSQTGIGSFHSSCTRVSGEESDYEAFGFAQGRGLVDEQLIREYQRILAIC, from the coding sequence GTGAGTACCCTATCTGCTCAGCATCAGCAATCAGCCAGGGCAGAGCTGGAAGTGTGCGTGGATAGTGAGCAGGCACTATCGGTGTGTGAAAAGGCCGGTGTTGAGCGTATCGAACTCTGTGCTGCATTGGCGCTGGGTGGGTTGACTCCGAGTCATGGCTTCATGCAAAGGGCTGCACAGGCGAATTCGCACAAGATGCTCTCTGGCTCTGATGGCCAAGCCGCTCAGGTCTACGCAATGGTTCGTCCCAGGGCGGGAGACTTCTGCTTTAGCAAGGCTGAGGTAGATATCATGTGCGTGGACATCAAAGCGGCGGGTGAGGCGGGCCTTGCTGGTGTTGTTCTGGGAGCTGCAACCACCGCTGGCGCCCTGGATCAGGCCTGCCTGGAACGGTTGTGTGAGGCTGCCGGTTCGATGGGCAAGACCTTGCACCGGGTGATCGATATGCTTGACGATCCGCTACAGGCAATTGATCAGGCCGTCGCTCTGGGGTTTGAGCGCATTCTGACATCCGGTGGTGCCAGGCAGGTGGGTGAAGGGCTGGTGCAACTGGGGCAGATGCAGGCATACGCCGGAAATCGAATCTGCATAATGGCAGGTGCCGGCTTGAGCCCGACATTGGCCGGGCAGATCCGCTCACAAACAGGTATCGGATCCTTTCACTCTTCGTGTACGCGAGTCTCTGGCGAAGAAAGCGATTACGAGGCGTTTGGGTTTGCGCAGGGGCGTGGCCTGGTAGATGAGCAGCTGATTCGCGAATATCAGCGCATTCTGGCTATCTGTTAG
- a CDS encoding ROK family protein, with translation MSMNLCLDIGGSKIVAASVTESGQITEHARMATPVDHFDDFCAAIKRICPPDSSTLGVSIAGVIDPQTGQINSANIPCISGHELARELELILGRGVVLINDADAFALAEAHLGRARQYSGVLAVILGTGVGGALVLDGRLHVGLGGLSGEWGHGPASAMRTGTALPVVSCSCGQQGCVDTLGGARGIERLHHHLHGRHATSLDIVKAWQSGCQDSEQVIDLWLDVVGGALAAAVNLIGPAIVPVGGGLARSEALIEALDREVCNRSLINIQSSLLYSAASGPEQGLLGAALRVRQVLTAL, from the coding sequence ATGTCGATGAACCTCTGTCTTGATATCGGTGGTTCAAAAATCGTTGCAGCATCTGTCACCGAGTCGGGTCAGATTACGGAACATGCGCGGATGGCAACCCCGGTGGATCATTTTGATGATTTCTGCGCGGCCATAAAGCGCATTTGTCCACCTGATAGCAGCACTCTGGGCGTGTCCATTGCTGGCGTCATTGACCCTCAGACAGGCCAGATCAACAGTGCCAACATACCGTGTATCAGTGGCCACGAACTGGCCCGGGAGCTGGAGCTGATCCTGGGTAGAGGTGTGGTTCTGATCAACGATGCCGATGCGTTTGCTTTGGCTGAAGCCCATCTGGGCAGGGCTCGGCAATACAGCGGTGTGCTGGCTGTCATTCTGGGTACCGGGGTTGGTGGAGCGCTGGTACTGGATGGTCGCCTGCATGTTGGACTAGGCGGGCTTTCTGGCGAATGGGGACATGGGCCCGCCAGTGCCATGCGCACCGGTACCGCCTTGCCTGTTGTGTCGTGCAGTTGTGGTCAGCAAGGCTGTGTGGATACGCTGGGTGGGGCGCGTGGGATTGAACGGTTGCATCATCACTTGCATGGCCGTCATGCCACCAGTCTGGATATCGTGAAAGCCTGGCAGTCCGGTTGCCAAGACTCTGAGCAGGTCATTGACCTATGGCTGGACGTGGTGGGAGGTGCATTGGCCGCCGCGGTCAACCTGATTGGTCCGGCCATTGTGCCCGTTGGCGGTGGGTTGGCTCGTAGTGAAGCATTGATCGAGGCGTTGGACAGGGAGGTCTGTAACCGTTCTTTGATAAATATCCAGTCATCCTTGCTGTATTCCGCGGCTTCTGGTCCCGAACAGGGGCTGTTGGGTGCGGCACTAAGAGTGCGTCAGGTTCTGACCGCCTTGTGA
- a CDS encoding hybrid sensor histidine kinase/response regulator, giving the protein MRGESGNRSWIATIASSYRDYRTVPLNDWEHMLIRDVLVHSKYYAISVFAILGVGIYAVRGHVPTLWLVWFLVACVIEGAIKVYVGEKYKRLSQSKQCAPCWRLVFDAGSVYSGVIYGLASLAVFYPMPDQNRLLLIGAFCSLVCILSAVTVFFPPVSRFMLSSLVTPMVVMLVYSGGKDLWLLALIIVITVLSIELLGRLTQNRYRHIARLNLENKALVESLSLQQSFAQKAQARAEQAVIDKSRFLATASHDLRQPLHALGLFHHALRQKSENETNQKLFESIEKSTVALNNMFNSLLDVSRLDANVVKPEYEAVSLESIFELLSLEFSPVASEKGLYCVCDYPNEIIYTDRTLFARILRNLISNAIKFTETGGVSIIVRRESAGLSILVSDTGHGIPDSERQKVFSEFYQLMEGDSQRASGVGLGLSIVHRLSALLDIDIKLDVAKGGGTEVRLLMATGVESCDSSPERESNSSDPGDSRAFESVKTEENLLRRCIVFIDDDVAIRDAMQSMLTQWGCIAVCVRDAEEGLQRLFSLALEPDAVVCDLHLANGCSGLDAIQLLREVLEQAMPAMLVSGASGADELHEIERAGFHCLTKPVSPENLKEAILDMLREQKADEVATVPVA; this is encoded by the coding sequence ATGAGAGGCGAGAGCGGCAACAGGTCATGGATTGCCACAATTGCCTCGTCCTATCGAGACTACCGAACCGTTCCCTTGAATGACTGGGAGCATATGCTGATTCGTGACGTGCTTGTACATAGCAAGTACTACGCAATATCGGTATTTGCGATTCTGGGCGTTGGTATCTATGCCGTAAGGGGGCATGTGCCGACTTTATGGCTTGTCTGGTTTCTGGTCGCCTGTGTCATTGAGGGGGCGATCAAGGTTTACGTCGGTGAAAAGTACAAACGATTGTCTCAGAGTAAGCAATGCGCCCCTTGCTGGCGGCTTGTTTTTGATGCAGGTTCGGTCTATTCAGGTGTCATATACGGACTGGCGAGTCTGGCCGTTTTCTATCCCATGCCTGATCAGAACAGACTATTGTTGATTGGGGCTTTCTGTTCTCTGGTTTGCATATTGTCTGCAGTTACCGTGTTTTTTCCGCCTGTTTCCCGGTTCATGTTGTCAAGTCTGGTAACGCCTATGGTTGTAATGCTTGTCTACAGTGGGGGAAAGGACTTGTGGTTGCTGGCGCTGATCATCGTGATAACAGTGCTCAGTATTGAGTTGCTGGGGCGCCTGACTCAGAACCGTTACCGACACATTGCCCGACTGAACCTTGAAAACAAGGCCCTTGTTGAAAGCTTGTCATTGCAGCAGTCGTTCGCGCAAAAAGCCCAGGCACGTGCCGAACAAGCGGTTATCGACAAGAGCCGCTTTCTGGCAACAGCGAGCCATGATCTGCGACAACCATTACATGCCCTCGGGCTTTTTCATCACGCTTTGCGACAGAAGAGCGAGAATGAGACAAATCAGAAGCTGTTTGAATCCATCGAAAAATCGACGGTGGCCCTCAACAATATGTTCAACAGCCTGCTGGATGTCTCAAGGCTGGATGCCAATGTAGTAAAGCCGGAATATGAGGCAGTCTCTCTGGAATCGATTTTCGAGCTACTCTCGCTAGAGTTCTCGCCGGTGGCCAGTGAGAAAGGCTTGTATTGTGTGTGTGATTACCCGAATGAAATTATCTATACCGATCGCACCTTGTTTGCCCGGATATTGCGAAATCTGATCAGCAATGCCATCAAATTTACCGAGACCGGAGGTGTGTCCATCATTGTCCGCCGTGAAAGCGCGGGTCTGAGCATCCTTGTCAGTGATACCGGGCATGGCATACCCGACTCTGAGCGCCAGAAAGTATTCAGTGAGTTCTATCAGCTGATGGAGGGTGATAGTCAGAGGGCTTCAGGGGTTGGGCTTGGATTATCCATAGTGCACAGACTGAGCGCATTGCTTGATATAGATATCAAGTTGGATGTGGCTAAGGGCGGCGGTACGGAAGTCAGGTTGCTGATGGCGACAGGCGTTGAATCGTGCGATTCATCACCCGAACGTGAATCGAATTCCAGTGATCCTGGTGATAGTCGGGCATTTGAATCTGTGAAAACAGAGGAAAATCTGTTGCGACGTTGCATCGTTTTTATCGATGATGATGTCGCCATACGGGACGCCATGCAAAGCATGCTGACTCAGTGGGGGTGCATCGCTGTGTGTGTGCGTGATGCGGAAGAAGGGCTGCAACGATTGTTCTCTCTTGCCCTTGAGCCGGATGCGGTGGTGTGTGATTTGCATCTGGCAAACGGCTGCAGCGGACTCGATGCGATTCAACTATTGCGTGAAGTCCTGGAGCAGGCTATGCCGGCCATGTTGGTGAGTGGTGCCTCGGGAGCTGATGAATTGCATGAGATTGAAAGAGCCGGCTTTCACTGTCTCACCAAACCGGTTTCTCCAGAGAATCTGAAAGAGGCCATTCTGGACATGCTACGTGAACAGAAAGCCGACGAGGTTGCGACAGTGCCTGTTGCATGA